Part of the Lutra lutra chromosome 4, mLutLut1.2, whole genome shotgun sequence genome is shown below.
CCCCcacccaggagaagagaaaagacccaGCATTCCAGACCAGGGCCGGGAGAGGAGCCACCCACCCGCTTTCTGAACAATGCGGAAGCCCTGCCTCCGGGGCTCCCTTTGCACCTCAGTCCTCACCTTACCTGAAGTAAGTATGGGGCAAGTGGTAACAAGCAGTTGCCTCCAAGGTAGGGTGATCCTGGGGACATCTACATCTCTGCCAAAAGCCCACCAAAGAAAAGTGGAAGTCAAGGGAAGCCGCGTGGCAGGAGCCAGCCCACCTTGAGGGAGCGGTTGTGGCGCTGCAGCTCACGACACAGGCTCTCCAACTTGCTACGGGCCAGCACGGCCTTGCTGTGCTCCCCGCGCAGGTGGTCCTTCTCCTGCACCAGCTGGCTCTGCTTCTTCTGCAGCAGCTTCATCTGCTTCTGCGAGTTCCGATGCTCCTCCAGCTGAGGACGGGGACTCAAGTAAGTGCTGCGCCGCACTCTTCCTCAGGGACCCTTGCCCTCTCCCAACTCCAGCTGTCGACAGCCCCCACTGGACACCATGCGGGTGCTTTACACACTTCTCTGATAACCCCAAGGGCCCCAGTGCAAGGATACAGAAATGGGCACTTGGGACAGGCAGGGGTGCAGAGGCTGCAGGCCCCAGCTTCTCTGTGCTCGGACTCCAGAGACAAAGTCTGCAGGGCTCTCAACTCTTGGGACACTCATGCCCTACGCGGAGACCCCCTACCCCCCCTTCTTGTACTCAACAGACCCCCATCACTCCCACTCGCTGCTCCGGGACTCAGCATCAATTCTCTCCTCGGTGTGAGTGCTGTTAACATTCTGGCCTTTTTCATTACGGTTAGATCTTAGACTTCTCCTCAGACCCTGCCCTCTCCTCCAGCTCAGCTACCCTCCTGCAAGCCCATTCAACATGGATACAGTGCTACTCGATGATGTAATGACAGCTCTTCCAGAGGCCACATTAAAAAGGTAGAAAGTAGATGAAATTGACACtagtaaaatatttacttaatctAATATCTGAATATTATAATATTCCATCTGAAATCAATGTAAAAACttttgagtattttattctttccctttccttagaTATCTGAAATCCAATGTGCACCTTAGGCTCAGAGCACATCCAAATCCAGACTACCCACATACATTTCAGCGGACTAGTGGTTACAAATATCCTGGACAGTCAGACCCAGATTTTGTCATTACCCAGAAGGACACACACCTCCATTATCTCATCCCAGGGCAGGACCACTATCAACTGTCATTCTCGCTTCTTCCCTCCATTATCTGTGGTCCCAGAAAGTCTACCATACTGGACCTCCAGCCCAATGACCAACCATCCTTTTGCTTTCCTTAAACTCTCTTTTAAATAATCACTGATCTTCTTATCTGTCTTAGATTTCTTACACCCTTAGCTCTCTTGCCCCTTTCTTATGCCCCTTTCTACCAACAAAACTCCAACCCTGATATACCAGCCTTATGATTCCTCTGCGCCAGCACTGAAGCAGACTTGCCTGAAGCATCTCACTTTAAGCTCATGACCACCCCTCTGGGGCAGACCCTTGTCAGCCACGTGGCCcaactatattccttatgctagTCACACTCCTCTTCCAGAGAACTATTTTGTCCTTGTCCTCCGCCACCTCAACTCTCCTCTCTTCCAGCAACAACTATCTTTCTCATTTCCCTGAGAATGGAAGCAACCAGAGGCACAGGGGCACAAGCCCCGCCTCTGCCCAACTACCTCCACCTGCCCTCTCCTGCAGTCACCAGGACCCGGCCGTGCTTCCTACCACAGCCCATCCTCCGGCTCAGGCCCCTACCTCATCATCTACTGGAGAGTATCACTCTGGCGACTTAGCTCCTCCTCTCTTCATCAGTCTTTCCCTGGCTCATTCTGAAGGGGTGGTATCTTTTTCACATCCTGTCCCTTATTTAATCATTATAATAACCCCATCAGGCAGGTATGATTTCcccaattttacaaatgagaaaaattccCTATAGGAGAACTCCAGCTAATACACGTGAATGGagtgaaagaagttaaaaataagtaGTCAGGAAATGACCCTCAGTGGAGAAACACATTCATTCAAATTCTGATGGCAACCTGACAAGGGAGGAACCTGGCTGGACCCAGGTTTTCTCAATGTCATGAGAAAAAAGTTAGCAGTAAGATAAAGACTATTTtggagtaaaaggaaaaaatgttgtaAGGACCCAATGCATTAAAAGGACTTCCTCTAGACCCTGACACTTTAAAAAACCGGGGAGAGGTGTGTGTTAGAGAGTATCACGTGATCAGCACCAATCATAAGTATGAGGACGGCGCTGTGCATTTCCACGTTTTGGGGAGATGCACACTGAAGCACACAGGTGTGAGATGACGTGGTATCTGGGACTGGGGCCAGGAGCAGGGTTCTACCACTGGAATGTGAAGGATCTCTTTTTATAGTCGGCCTGGAAGAGGCCAGCTGGGACCTGACTCCCCAAGTGACAGACAGGGAAAAGGCTGAGAGAGAGGCTGAATAGTAAGTAAgccacccacctgcccctgcACCCTCAACCCCATGCCAGGTGGCCTGCTGACTTTCCGAGGCAGGGCGGGTgcaaggagaagggggagaactGACCAGTTCAGCATACTTCTTGCAGAGAGCTGCCAGCTTCTCCTCTGGGGTGCTCAGCGTGTTCAATGTCTGCATCAGCAAGGTGATCTCCTTCCCTGCAAAGCACAGGGAGCAAAAGCATGTACCCCCTTCTCTGGGGAATCTCCCCAGGCCTCGGCCCACACTCTTAGGGCCTGAGGCAGCCCTCCACCACTATACTTGATCTTGTTTGTTGAACTGGCTGTCATCCTGTCAAACCATGTGCTTCATGAGAGTGGCCGCCAACTCACTTCTGCCTACTGCTGTGGCCCCAGTGCCTCCCAGTACTGTCCCTAGTGCCCACTGCAGAGGACGTGCTCAACAAACCCTTGACAGACAAATGACTCAGGCTATGTGGACACTCCGTGGTGAACACTGGGGGTAGGTGAAAAAAACTGCCTGCTCTAccagctggggaaaaaaagacatcccATTGGCCAATTAAGTGCTACTGTGTCGATGCAAGGAAGGCCCTTCTGAAAGAGGACAGATGCAAAAAAGGAACAGGTCTTGCTGGGAACGACTAAACTCTTGTCAAGAGAGGGAGCCAAACagtgaactttatttatttgttctctcCCAACCACTGAACTTTAAAATGACTAAACCTTCCAATATTTGATCCCaagattaagaaacaaaaaaaaacaaacacacacaaaaccctctTCCAATTAGAATGACCAGCAAAGGGTGCGGAAATAACGACTAAGACATGGGTATAATATCACTTAACTTTGATTCTTTAACATTCACACCAcggctctcccccacccccaataacTTTCTCTATCTGTGCCTTAGTCAAGggctcttccttctgtctccctggaGGGCTGCTATACATAGTACAGCACCAAGCTCCTGAAGTGTCAACACCAAGAGGCTCGAAAGATCAGTGTGGAGATTGCAAGCACCAGCACACAGGCCAGATCCAACCCCACACGTAGGTCTGTTTGGCTCCTAGCATGTTAGTTGCCAACTGTTAAAAATCCAGAGAGATTTTATGTAACTCtgcataaaagaaagaaagggggaaaaaaaaaaaggctggctACACTTAGCCTGTAGTGTTACATGCTATCAGCATGCTGGGACCAGATGGCAATCACCCCTTTGGATGAAGAAGGCCACGTCTTGTCCATATAGGGTCCCCTGCCTAATTTGGCTTGAGTCTTCAACCCCGGTCTAGTCCAAATCTAACTGTAGAGAAGTGAAAACTAAGGACCAGAAAGGAGAAAGGTCTTTCCCAAGTTCACAGAGCAGGTTAAAAAAAGTGCTGGCTGACACAGGAGCCCACTTAGGCCCCCTGCtctccattttttcaaagatggaCCAGGCTAGATTCCGGTTCCCATCTACTCCCAAGGCCAGAAGCCGCTGTGCAGTGAACAACCTACATTCTCTGAGCCCATAACCCTGGCTTGGACCAAACTAATGTGACTTGCTGCTCTGAAGAGTAGTTTCCTCTGAATCCTGGCAGAGCAGGTTAGCCCAAGGAATGTCAGGTCCAAACTCCCCTGCCTCACCAGCCTTGCCAGTAGCTGCCCTCTGCTCACCCAGACCCttggctttcttcttctcctgaGGCCTTCGGTGATCTCGGTCTCCAACCTCGTCACTTGCCCGGATCTCATCTGTGCCCGGCTCCCCCTTGGAGGTCTCCTTCTCACCATTGACTACCGGGGTCTCTGGCTCAGGCTCCCCATTTCGTGAAGCATAGGTCCGGGATTTGTCTGCATCTTCGGGCTCAGCAGGCTCACCCTGTGCCCCATCCTCACCTGGGCCCCCCTGATTGTTGTCCACACAGTATGTACTCAGAATGTCTTCCAACTGGCGGCTCAGCTCCTCAGAGACATCACGGAGAGCCCCAGACTGAGCAGTTTTGGCCTGTGCTCCTACAGCAGGGCAggatgaggggcagaaggagaaacaagaTGGTTATTCCATTGGCTGGGATTTTCCAGGCCCGAACTTACTTGTTCGGGTTAAATGCTGCCTACCTTCTTGAAGCCTCAGTTCATTCAcctataaaaatgatataattattttcCATGACTGCCCACCACTTCTGTCGTGTGTGTGAAAGATATCAAGGAAATAAAGCATCCAGCACATAGGGATGGCTTGTACCTGCAGTTCAAcatctagcccatcccctcctcctccccgcaaAAATCATTCCTGGCTATTAAAAAAGTTCCAGGAAAGCCTCTGATGTGAAGAGCAATTACCCATTGGTGAATGAGGCTTTCTAACCTGGGCTGGCAAGTTGAGTGTCTCATTTGACTGCCACCTCATTTTACCCGGTAAGAGCTTTCCTTCAAGACTTCCTTCCTGTGCTTAGAATGGGCGGCCCTatcaacacccccccaccccgggaaaCGGGGATCGAGGGGTGGCACACACTCAGCGCGGTCCTCCTCTCATCCTACGGTTCCTCCTTCCTTGGTAAACAGCGGCAGAAGCCTCTAACTccagaagccacccaggcacaccgcAAACTCCTCCCCCTGCCCGCTGGAAAGCAGAGCTGGCACACACCCTCAGTCTTCCCCGGAGCCTGGCTGGAGGAACCTTCGGCTTCTGTGGCAGGAGCCGGCTGGCTGGGCTGCCCCTGGGTTCCCTCTGGTCCTGCTTCCGCTTGCCCCGGGTTGCTTTTTGGGTTGGAAGAGTTGCCCGACTGCTTGGCAGTCCCATTCTTTTTGTCTTGGTTCTTCATTGTGGTCCGCAACGCTAGGCTGGGAGCAGGTCCTATAGAGACACAAGCACACTCGCTATTTTCCGGACTTCGAAATTCTTCACAGCTTGGAGCCGAAATCCCAATACCGGGTGCACAGAGCTTCTCAGAACACACTGGCCGGCCTTCACCGGAGGGAGCCAACAACGGTTCTGTCTCTGGCGGGTCAGGGAAGAACGGCGCGCCCAGGCAGGTTTTCGGGCGCCGCTCCAGAAGCGGGGCAGGCAAGGCCTCCCTTTTCTCCAAGCCGCTTCCCGGCACTACAAGGCCCCCTCACCACAGGCAGAGCGCGGGATAGGCTCAGGGACGGAGACTGACGTGGCGAGACGCTCGATTTTCAtccctcccccggcccccaggCCCCACGTGGGCCCCCCCCAAACCGCGCGCGCTGCCACCCACGCCCCGCGCGCCCTCCAGCCGCGCGCACCGCCCGCCCGCGCATGCGCacaggccccagctctgccccccacccccgccccgctccccccaccccgtcccgcGCCCTTGCGCGGAATCGCCGTGATTCTCCCCACTGGCCGAGAGCGTTCAGGCCCACAGACCTTCTGGTCACCTCGTCCGCCCACCCTTCGGGACACGCACCTCACCACCAACCTCCCTACAGCTTCGCCCGCTCTGGCCTCGCACCGGAAACCCTGGGTAACCGCTGCCGGCCGAGCCGCCTGCTCCTGCTGCAGCCAATCAATAGCCGGCGCTCTCGCGGGGCTTGCTGGGAAAGATGAAGCGAAGGCGGCCTCTCAGGCGGGTGAGTTAGGAAAGCGGGGGAGGGAAAGGACTACACCTCCCGGCATGCATCGGGGctgacacccccgcccccaactcccAAGGTGCAATAGAAAGGACTTTAGTTCTGAGAGCCGGATACCCACAGGAGGTCTGAAAGGAGCTAGTCATTCTGCACAAATGCTCGAGTTCATCTCGTTCCTATCATTCGTAACTTATGATTCGGGTCCAAAGCCCTGCGACTGGCTGTTCTCTCCTGCACGCCCCTACAAGGGATAGAATATTGGGCTGGGAATGAATTCCAGTCCTAGCCTCATTGCTAATTTGCTGTGTGACCCGGCATTCTTTTCTCTCCCCGGGCCTCATTTTCCGTATTCAAATGAAAACTTCATATCAGTAGTAGTTCTTTGAGCGCCAACGGTGGGCTTTCCCATCTACTAGCTTAACCCTCGTAACTGCTTATGAAGATTAGTACTATTTGTCATTCCCATTTGCATCTGAGGACACTTAAGTCAAAAGTTACTTCTCCCATCACTATTGAGTGGTATGAGCAGGGATTCAAAACCAGGAAGTCTGGCACAGTACCCATTTTAACTCCTGGACTACCGTGCCTCGTACCCAGAAGAAATGGTAATTTGGCTAAATTatttacaccccccccccccatattacCACCCTGAGTCCCTCTttggaaggggctgagggagctCTGCAAGAAGTTTGGCCTCAGCAGATTCCTgaatttttctctgactgacccaCCCTCTACAGTCAAATTCCAAGTTGTACTGGGGCTAAAGACGGAAAACCCAAACTCTCTCCAAATGTGGTATCACAGTTCTTTACTCAGCTGCCTACGGATAATGGAATAATAGCCAACAACCCATGTGCCTGAA
Proteins encoded:
- the TXLNA gene encoding alpha-taxilin isoform X2 — its product is MKIERLATSVSVPEPIPRSACGPAPSLALRTTMKNQDKKNGTAKQSGNSSNPKSNPGQAEAGPEGTQGQPSQPAPATEAEGSSSQAPGKTEGAQAKTAQSGALRDVSEELSRQLEDILSTYCVDNNQGGPGEDGAQGEPAEPEDADKSRTYASRNGEPEPETPVVNGEKETSKGEPGTDEIRASDEVGDRDHRRPQEKKKAKGLGKEITLLMQTLNTLSTPEEKLAALCKKYAELLEEHRNSQKQMKLLQKKQSQLVQEKDHLRGEHSKAVLARSKLESLCRELQRHNRSLKEEGVQRAREEEEKRKEVTSHFQVTLNDIQLQMEQHNERNSKLRQENMELAERLKKLIEQYELREEHIDKVFKHKDLQQQLVDAKLQQAQEMLKEAEERHQREKDFLLKEAVESQRMCELMKQQETHLKQQMTKKIKKLEKETTMYRSRWESSNKALLEMAEEKTLRDKELEGLQVKIQRLEKLCRALQTERNDLNKRVQDLSAGGQGSLPDSGPERRPEATTASREQGCEGPGAQSPSSPRVSEAPCCPGAASTETPGQVGPQEPTSTTA